Below is a window of Hydrogenovibrio crunogenus DNA.
AAGCTGAAGCAGCTTAAGCTTACGTATTAAAAATATTTAATTTAAGGAAAATTAAAATGGCAATTACAAAAGACGATATTTTAGAAGCAGTTGCTAACATGTCAGTAATGGAAGTTGTTGAACTTGTTGAAGCAATGGAAGAGAAATTTGGTGTTTCTGCGGCTGCAGTTGCAGTTGCAGGTCCTGCTGGTGATGCTGGCGCTGCTGGTGAAGAGCAAACTGAGTTTGACGTTATCTTGACTGGTGCTGGTGATAACAAAGTTGCAGCAATCAAAGCCGTTCGTGGCGCAACTGGTCTTGGGCTTAAAGAAGCGAAAAGTGCAGTTGAAAGTGCACCATTTACGCTTAAAGAGGGTGTTTCTAAAGAAGAAGCAGAAACTCTTGCAAATGAGCTTAAAGAAGCAGGTATTGAAGTCGAAGTTAAGTAAAACTTCTTCTTCTGCTCTTGTAGCATGATTATGGCTGGCGTTTTTTGCGTCGGCCTTTTGTTGTTTATAGTAGTGTGTAAAAGTGTAATCAATAGTATTGAGATATTTGGTTCTGTTATTACAGTTTTATGCATTTTCTGGAAAGAAATTTTTCTTTCTTTTATTTAGTCGAATGTTGGGGTAATGATGACCTATTCTTTAACTGAAAAGAAACGTATTCGTAAAGATTTTGCGACACGATCTTCAATTCTTGAAGTTCCTTATCTTCTTTCTCTCCAGAAAGAATCTTTCAAAGAGTTTTTACAAAAGGATAAAAAACCACTTGAGCGTGATCCAATAGGATTGCACTCTGCATTTTCATCTGTTTTTCCGATTCATGGTGTTGCTGGAACAGCAGATCTTGAGTACGTCAGCTATACGATGGGTCAACCAGAGTTTGATGTTAAGGAATGTAAGCAACGTGGTGTAACTTATTCATCCCCTTTGCGTGTCAAAATGCGTTTGGTCTTATTTGATAAAGATGCGCCAGCAGGAAAGCGCCCGGTTAAGGATGTTAAAGAGCAAGAGGTTTATCTAGGTGATGTTCCTTTAATGACAGAGAATGGAACATTTGTTATTAACGGAACAGAGCGCGTTATTGTTACTCAACTTCATCGTTCCCCTGGTGTGATTTTTGACAGTGATAAAGGAAAGTCACATTCGTCTGGGAAAGTTTTATTTAATGCTCGTATTATTCCATATCGCGGTTCTTGGTTGGATTTTGAATTTGATCATAATGACTGTGTGTTTGTTCGTATTGACCGTCGTCGTAAACTTCCAGTTTCGATTATTTTTAGAGCTATGGGGTATAGCTCTGAAGAGATTCTAGATACCTTTTTTGAACACACGCATATTTCTTACAAGAAGGATGCATTTGTCATGCAACTGGTTCCAAGCCAGTTAAAAGGACAAACTGCGGCATTTGATATCGCTGATGGCGATAAAGTAATTGTGAAAGCTGGTAAGAAAATTACAGCACGAAACATTAAGCAACTGCAAGAAGCGAAAGTTGAGAGTGTTGTTATCCCGGAAGAGTATCTTCTAGGAAAAGTGTTATCTTCAGGAATTACGAATGAAGAGACTGGCGAGTTAGTCGCTCGTTCGAACGAAGTCATCGCCAGTGACTTGATTGAAACAATGAAGTCTATTAAAGATTTATCTTTCCGTATTTTGTTTATTGACGATTTAGAAAATGGATCTTATATCTCAGATACGTTGAATCTAGATACCACTACATCACAACTTGAAGCTCAAATTGAGATTTATCGCATGATGCGTCCTGGTGAGCCGCCAACAAAAGAATCATCAGAAGCGTTGTTTAATAGTTTGTTCTTTGATGAAGCGCGTTATGACTTGTCTTCAGTTGGTAGAATGAAACTAAACAGACGCCTAGGGCGTAAAGACAATGAAGGCAGTCTGGTACTTGAAAATCAAGATGTTGTCGATGTTGTAAAAGAACTGCTTAATATTCGTAATGGCTTAAGCACAATTGATGATATTGATACACTTGGTAATAGACGAATTCGTGCTGTTGGTGAAATGGCAGAGAATGCCTTCCGAGTAGGTTTGGTACGTGTAGAAAGAGCGGTTAAAGAACGTCTAAATCAAGCTGAAACAGATGGGTTGTTGCCACAAGATTTAATTAATGCTAAACCGGTTTCGGCAGCTATTAAAGAGTTTTTTGGTTCGAGTCAGTTGTCACAATTTATGGATCAAGTGAATCCTCTATCGGAAGTCACTCATAAGCGACGTGTTTCTGCTTTGGGGCCAGGTGGTCTAACACGTGAGCGTGCAGGTTTTGAAGTACGTGATGTGCATCCAACGCATTATGGACGTGTTTGTCCAATTGAAACACCTGAAGGACCAAACATTGGTTTGATCAATACATTGGCTATTTATGCAAAAACTAATAAATATGGTTTCTTAGAAACACCATATCGCAAAGTTATTGATGGTCAAGTGACGGAAGAGGTTGAATACGTTTCTGCTATCGATGAAGCACAGTTTGTGATCGCACAGGCCAGTGCTGCAATGGATTCAGACAATAAATTACTTGATGAACTAGTAACAGCAAGACATAAAAATGAAACGATTTTGGCATCCTCTCAAGATGTTGATTATATGGATGTTTCACCAAAACAAATCGTTTCAGTTGCAGCCTCTTTGATTCCATTCCTTGAGCATGATGATGCTAACCGTGCTTTGATGGGGTCAAACATGCAGCGTCAAGCTGTCCCAACATTGCGAGCTGATAAGCCGTTAGTTGGAACAGGGATTGAAAAAACTGTTGCGATTGATTCTGGTGTTACTGTGATTGCATTGCGTGGTGGGGAGATTGTTTCTTCAGACTCTGCTCGTATTGTAGTTCGTGCAAACCAGGAAGAGATTGCTGAAGGTGAAACTGGGGTTGATATTTATAACTTGATTAAATATCAGCGTTCAAACCAAAACACTTGTATTAATCAGAAACCTATTGTCAAAGCAGGTGATGTCGTATCGCGTGGTGATGTATTGGCAGATGGTCCTTCAACCGATTTAGGTGAGTTGGCTATTGGTCAAAATATGCGTATCGCCTTCATGCCGTGGAACGGTTATAACTTTGAAGATTCGATTCTAGTTTCTGAAAGAGTGGTGCAAGAAGATCGTTATACAACCATTCATATTGAAGAATTGACCTGTCTTGCACGTGATACAAAGTTAGGGCCTGAAGAAGTCACTTCAGATATTCCGAACGTTGGTGAAGCAGCATTGTCCAGACTAGATGAGTCTGGAATTGTTTATGTCGGTGCGGAAGTTAAGCAGGGTGACATTTTGGTTGGTAAGGTGACACCAAAAGGTGAAACTCAATTAACTCCAGAAGAAAAACTTCTACGTGCAATCTTTGGTGAAAAAGCATCAGATGTGAAAGATACGTCTTTACGTGTAAGTAAAGGGGTGGAAGGAACCGTTATTGATGTTCAGGTCTTTACGCGTGAAGGTGTTAAAAAAGATGCCCGTGCTTTAGCAATTCAAGAAGATGAGTTGCAAAAAGTTAGAAAAGACATTGATGAGCAATACAAGATACTTGAAGAAGATACTCTTGATCGTATCCAACCAATGCTGATTGGTCAAAAATTAGTGGATGGTACTGAAATTACAGCAGACTTTTTAGCTTCTCAAGAGTCAAGTAAATGGTTTGGTTTGAATGTAGCAGACGAAGCTCTTGCTTCGCATTTAGAGAGTCTGGAAAAGCAGCTTGTTGCTAAGAAAGAAGAGTTAAATGGAATTTTTGAAGAGAAGAAGAAGAAATTAACTCAAGGTGATGATCTTCAGCCAGGTGTTTCGAAAATGGTTAAGGTCTATGTAGCCGTTAAGCGTCGCATTCAACCGGGTGATAAGATGGCTGGGCGCCATGGTAACAAAGGTGTTATTTCACGTATTTGTCCCGTTGAAGATATGCCTTATGATGAAACGGGTCGACCTGTAGATATCTGTTTGAACCCGTTAGGGGTTCCTTCTCGAATGAATGTTGGGCAGATTCTAGAAACTCACCTTGGGCTTGCTGCTGAAGGATTGGGTGCAAAAATTAATGCCATGCTTGAACAACAAGCAGATATCAAGGAACTTAAAACTTTCTTGCATAAAATCTACAATGAAACTCAAGGTCAAAAAGTTGACTTTGACTCTTTGACTGATGCAGAAATCATCGAGTTGGCTGGCAATCTTCGTAAAGGAGTTCCGATGGCCTCTCCTGTGTTTGATGGCGCATCTGAAGATGAAATTAAGGCCTTGCTAAGACTTGCGGATTTGCCAGAATCAGGTCAAATGAAGCTATACGATGGTATCAGCGGGGAAGAGTTTGATCGTCCAGTCACAGTTGGTTATATGTATTACTTGAAGTTGAACCATTTGGTTGATGACAAAATGCATGCGCGTTCAACTGGACCTTATAGCTTAGTTACACAGCAACCATTAGGTGGTAAGGCACAATTTGGTGGTCAGCGATTTGGTGAGATGGAAGTGTGGGCTCTAGAAGCATATGGGGCAGCATTTACATTACAAGAAATGTTGACAGTTAAATCAGATGATTTAAATGGTCGTACACGCATGTATAAAAATATTGTCGATGGTAATGAATACATGGAACCAGGTATTCCTGAGTCATTCAGTGTATTACGTAAAGAAATTCGTGCCTTGGGTATTGATATTGAGTTGGAGCAAGAATAATGAAAGATTTATTAGGATTTCTAAAAAAACAAAATGTATCAAGTGACTTCGATACGATAAAAGTTACTCTTGCTTCTCCTGAAAAGATCCGTTCGTGGTCCTTTGGTGAGGTTAAAAAGCCTGAAACTATTAATTATCGTACCTTCAAGCCTGAGCGTGACGGATTGTTCTGTGCCAAGATATTTGGCCCAATCCGTGATTACGAATGTTTGTGTGGTAAATACAAGCGCTTAAAGCATCGCGGTGTTATCTGTGAGAAATGTGGTGTAGAAGTTACTCAGTCTAAAGTACGTCGTGAGCGTATGGGGCATATCGACCTAGCTACATCTGTTGCTCATATTTGGTTTCTAAAGTCATTACCTTCAAGAATCGGTTTAATGTTAGATATGACATTGAAAGAGATTGAAGCGGTGCTTTATTTTGAAGCCTTTATGGTTGTTGACCCAGGTTTAACACCGCTTGAACCATGGCAGTTGCTAAGTGAAGAAGAATACTTAGATGCGATGGATGAATATGGTGATGAATTTGAAGCTCAAATGGGTGCTGAGGCCATCAAGAAAATGCTACAAGCGATTGATCTTGACGCAGAAGCAACACGCTTGCGCGAAGAAATGGAAGCAACCAGCTCAGAAACCAAGCAGAAGAAAATTTCTAAGCGTCTAAAATTGATTGACTCGTTTGTTCAATCAGGAAATAAGCCTGAATGGATGATTTTAGATGTGCTTCCAGTGTTGCCGCCAGAGTTAAGACCGTTGGTGCCTTTGGATGGTGGTCGTTTTGCCACATCTGATTTGAATGATTTATACCGTCGAGTGATCAATCGTAATAATCGTTTAAAAAGATTATTAGATTTGATGGCGCCAGACATTATTGTTCGTAATGAAAAGCGTATGCTTCAAGAGTCGGTTGATTCGATGCTTGATAACGGGCGTCGTGGAAGAGCTGTTACAGGAACAAACAAACGCCAATTAAAATCCTTAGCTGATATGATCAAAGGTAAGCAAGGTCGTTTCCGTCAGAACTTACTTGGTAAGCGTGTGGATTACTCTGGTCGTTCCGTTATTGTTGTTGGTCCATCGTTGCGATTGCACCAGTGTGGGCTGCCTAAGAAAATGGCTTTAGAGCTGTTTAAGCCTTTTATTTTCAGTAAGCTTCAAAAGCGTGGTTTGGCTACGACAATTAAAGCTGCTAAAAAGATGGTTGAACAAGGTTTGCCAGAGGTTTGGGATGTTTTGGACGAAGTCATTCGTGAGCACCCAGTTCTGTTGAACCGTGCCCCAACGCTTCATAGACTTGGGATTCAAGCATTTGAGCCTGTCTTGATTGAAGGGAAAGCAATTAACTTGCACCCATTGGTTTGTTCTGCCTTTAACGCCGACTTTGATGGTGACCAAATGGCCGTCCACGTGCCTCTTTCACTAGAAGCGCAGCTTGAAGCCAGAACCCTGATGATGTCGACTAATAACTTATTATCTCCTGCAAATGGTGATCCTATTATCGTGCCATCACAGGATGTTGTATTAGGGCTTTACTATATTACCCGTGAAAAAGTAAACGCAAAAGGGGAAGGAAAAGCATTCTCTAACTGGATGGAAGTACAGCGTGCCTTAGATGCTAAAGCGGTTCATGTACATACCAAGATTAAATTAAAGATTGAAGAAACTATTATTGATGATGCAGGTGTTGAATCTGTTAAGAAAGGTCTTGTTGATACAACTGTAGGGCGAGCCCTTTTGTTGAGAATTCTGCCTAAAGGTCTTGGCTTTGATTTGTTAAATCTTAATTTAACAAAAAAGAATATCTCTAAAGCCTTGAACGCCTGTTATCGTCTTCTTGGGCCTAAAGAAACAGTGATTTTTGCTGACCAGCTTATGTATGCAGGGTTCAAGTGGTCTACACTTGCTGGTTTATCTTTTTGTTCAGATGACATGCTTATTCCAGATGATAAAGCATCAATTATTGAGCGTGCTGATGATCAGGTAACAGAAATTCAGAGACAGTTTGCGCAAGGGTTAGTCACTGAAGGTGAGCGTTACAATAAAGTTGTTGATATTTGGTCTCATACTAATGAATTAGTCACAAAATCAATGATGGAAGAGCTTCAGTTTGAAACTGTTACGGATGCTGAAGGAAAAGATGTTAAGCAAACCTCTTTTAACTCGGTTTATATGATGGCTGATTCTGGTGCTCGTGGTTCTGTTGCTCAGATGCGCCAGCTAGGTGGTATGCGTGGTTTAATGGCTAAACCAGATGGTTCTATCATTGAGACTCCGATCACTGCAAACTTCCGTGAAGGGTTGAATGTACTTCAGTACTTTATCTCCACACACGGGGCTCGTAAAGGTCTGGCAGATACCGCATTGAAAACGGCAAACTCAGGTTATTTGACTCGTCGTTTAGTCGATGTTGCTCAAGATGTAGTTGTTACAGAGCCTGACTGCGGAACTGAAGCTAGTATTACAATGGCACCACATGTTGAAGGTGGTGAAGTTGTAGAGGAACTTAAAGAGCGAATTCTAGGCCGTGTTGTTGCAGAAGATGTCGCTGGTCTAGATGGCGAAATTATTGTAGAAAAGGGTACATTACTTGATGAGCGTTTAGTAAACCTAATCGATGAATCTGGTGTTGATGCCGTTAAAGTACATTCTCCAATTACCTGTGAAACGAAGTTTGGTATTTGTCAGAAGTGTTATGGTCGTGATTTGGCACGAGGCCATATGGTGAATCTGGGTGAAGCAGTTGGGGTTATGGCTGCACAATCAATCGGTGAGCCAGGTACACAGTTAACCATGCGTACATTCCATATCGGTGGTACGGCATCTGCTTCAACGGCGCAAAGTCAGGTTGAAGTGAAGCATGAAGGTAAAGTTAAATTTGATAACTTAAAAACCATTAAAAACACTGAAAATCAGGTTGTGGTGACTTCACGTTCAGGGGAAATTTCTATCCTAGATAGTTTAGGGAGAGAGAAAGAAAGGTATAAGATTCCTTATGGTTCGATGCTGAATGTTAAAGACGGCATTGATGTGACTTCTGGTAATGTACTAGCAACATGGGATGCGCATACACATCCGATTATCACTGAAGCTGAAGGGATTATTCAATTTGGTAATTTTGAAGGTGCTGTAGAAGAACATGTAGATGAACTGACAGGGTTGACGACTCACGTTGTTAAAAGCTCTAAAGAGCGTTCTTCAGCGACTAAAGAGTTAAGACCTTATATCCAGTTGGTGGATGATAAAGGTGAAGTTGTACCATTCCCTGGAACACAAACACCAGCAATGTATTACCTACCGGAAAACTCGGTGGTCGTCGTTAACCAGTCTGATAAGGTTGGTGCAGGTGATATTTTGGCAAGAATTCCTCAGGAATCTTCAAAAACTAAAGATATTACTGGGGGGCTTCCTCGAGTGGCAGACTTGTTTGAAGCTAGAGTGCCGAAAGAGCCAGCAATCATGGCAGAGGTATCTGGTGTGGTTGGTTTTGGTAAAGAAACTAAAGGTAAACAACGTTTAGTGATTACTCAGGACAGCGGAGAGCAACACGAAACGTTGATTCCAAAATGGCGTTCAGTTGATGTGTTTGAAGGTGAGCGCGTCGAGAAAGGGGATATTGTTGTTGATGGTAACCCTAATCCACATGATATTTTGAGACTATTGGGTGTTGAGAGGCTTACTAAATATATTGTTGATGAAGTTCAGGATGTATATCGTTTACAAGGTGTAAGAATTAACGATAAACATATTGAAACGGTAGTCCGTCAGATGTTAAGAAAAGTTGAAGTTCGCTCAACTGGTGATACAAGCTTGATCAAAGGTGAACAGGCTGAGTTTGCAAGAGTGCTTGAGATGAATGAAAAAGTTTCTGATGAAGGCTCTGTAGAAGCTTCTTACCAAAGAGTGTTACTGGGGATTACTAAGGCTTCGTTAGCCACAGAATCCTTTATTTCCGCTGCGTCTTTCCAGGAAACAACTCGTGTATTAACGGAAGCTGCTGTAAGTGGAAAAGAAGATAAACTGGTCGGGTTGAAAGAAAACGTTATTGTAGGTCGTTTGATTCCAGCCGGAACAGGGTTCGCTTATCATAAGGCTCGCAAGGAAGCGAGTGAAAAAACTCAACGTGAGTTAGCGGCGTTTATGAACACGGATGATGAAAGCGCTGTTCAAGAAGAAGTAGTTGAAGAAACTATTTCTATAACAGAGAGTGTCGAGCAAACAACTGAATGATTCATTGAATAAATTCATAAACTTATGCTTGACAATGTGTTTGGGGATCACTAAAATTCCTCAACCTTACTCATGGGCTTTTTTAGCCCATGGATTTTTAGTAATTAAGATTTAGATCTTAAGATGGAGTGAGAATTAATGGCTACTATTAACCAGTTGGTGCGTAAGCCGCGTAAAGATAAGATGAAAAAGTCAAATGTACCTGCGCTAGAGGCTTGTCCTCAACGTCGTGGAGTATGTACGCGTGTTTATACAACAACCCCTAAAAAGCCTAACTCTGCCCTACGTAAAGTTGCACGTGTACGCTTAACTAACGGATATGAAGTTTCTAGTTATATCGGTGGTGAAGGTCACAACTTGCAAGAACACTCCGTGATTTTAATTCGCGGTGGTCGTGTAAAAGATTTACCTGGTGTACGTTATCATACAGTTCGTGGTTCTCTGGATTGCGCAGGTGTAGATGGTCGTAAACAAGGTCGTTCTAAGTACGGTGCGAAGCGTCCTAAGGGGTAATAATTCCTTAACATACGTTTTGCAATAATTAGTGTAAATTTATACCGGAAGAGTAAGAATGGCAAGAAGAAGAGAAATACCTAAAAGACAAGTTTTACCAGATCCAAAGTTTGGTGATACAACATTAACAAAGTTTGTAAACATGATTATGGTCAGTGGTAAAAAAGCTGTCGCTGAAAAAATTGTCTATGATGCATTAGATGTTGTTGTAGATAGAAAAAAAGGCGGCGAGCATGCAGTGCTACTGAGAGAAGCTTTGGAAAATGTTGGCCCGATGGTAGAGGTTAAATCTCGCCGTGTGGGTGGTGCAACTTACCAAGTACCAGTTGAAGTGCGTTCAGAGCGTAAGACAGCTCTAGCGATGAGATGGATTGTAGAAGCTGCTCGTAAGCGTAGTGAGAAAGGCATGATGTTGCGCTTAGCTGGTGAATTATCAGATGCTCTCGAAAATCGCGGTTCTGCGATTAAGAAGAAAGAAGATACTCATCGAATGGCGGAAGCGAACAAAGCGTTTTCACATTTCCGTTGGTAATCTAAATTGGGCCCGGTTAGGGCCTTTATTATTTTAGAATTAAATTAAAAGGTTAATTAACGTGGCACGTAAGACCCCAATTGAAAGATATCGTAATATCGGTATCATGGCCCACATTGATGCGGGTAAAACCACAACAACAGAGCGTATTTTGTTCTACACAGGTGTTTCTCACAAAATTGGTGAGGTGCATGATGGTGGTGCAACCATGGACTGGATGGAGCAAGAGCAAGAGCGTGGTATTACAATTACTTCTGCAGCAACGACTACTCACTGGAGCGGGATGGCGCAGCAGTTTCCTGAGCATCGTATTAACATTATCGATACTCCAGGGCACGTTGACTTTACGATTGAAGTAGAGCGTTCATTGCGTGTTCTTGATGGTGCTGTAACGTGTTTTTGTTCAGTAAGTGGTGTTGAGCCTCAGTCTGAAACAGTCTGGCGTCAAGCGGATAAGTATGGCGTGCCACGTATGGGCTTTGTTAATAAAATGGACCGTGCTGGAGCGAACTTTTTAAACGTAAATCAAATGGTTATTGATCGTTTGGGTGCGTTGCCGGTTCCTATGCAGTTGCCTATTGGTGCAGAAGAAACTTTCCGTGGTGTAGTTGATCTTGTCAAAATGAAAGCAATTTACTGGGAAGAAGAAAACATGGGGATGAAATATACCTATGAAGATATCCCAGAAGATATGGTTGAGTTGTGTCAAGAATGGCGCGAAAAGATGGTTGAGTCTGCAGCAGAAGCTAATGAAGAATTAATGGATAAGTACTTGGAAGAAGGTGATCTTTCTGAAGAGGAAATTAAAGCCGGTATTCGTCAGCGTTGTATTGATGTTGAAATTGTTCCAATGTTCTGTGGTTCTGCCTTTAAAAATAAAGGTGTTCAAGCATTATTGGATGCGGTTATTGAGTATATGCCTGCACCATCTGATGTTCCTGCGATACAGGGTGAATTAGAAGATGGTACAAAAGCTGAACGTCATTCAACAGATGATGAGCCTTTTGCAGCATTGGCATTTAAGGTTATGACGGACCCTTATGTTGGGACGCTAACTTTCTTCCGTGTTTATTCAGGTGTGTTGACGGCAGGTAGTCCAGTTTACAATTCAGTGAAGAGTAAGCGTGAGCGTGTAGGACGTATTCTGCAGATGCACTCTAACTCTCGTGAAGAGATTAAAGAAGTTCGTGCAGGTGAAATTGCTTGTGCCGTTGGTCTAAAAGATACGACTACAGGTGATACGTTGTGTGATCCAGATAATAAAATTATCTTGGAGCGTATGGAATTTCCGGATCCAGTAATCTCGATCGCGATTGAGCCTAAAACAAAAGCGGACCAAGAAAAAATGGGGATTGCTCTTCAGAAGTTGGCTGCGGAAGATCCTTCTTTCCGAGTTAAAACAGACGAAGAAACCAATCAAACCATTATTTCAGGTATGGGTGAGCTTCACTTGGACATCATTGTTGATCGTATGAAGCGTGAGTTCAATGTGGAAGCGAATATTGGTGCTCCACAAGTTTCATACCGTGAAACCATTAAGAAGCCAGTAGAAGCGGATGGGAAGTTTGTTCGTCAGTCCGGTGGTCGTGGTCAGTATGGTCATGTTGTATTTAAAATCTCTCCTCGTGAAGCTGGGTCAGGTTTTGAGTTTATCAACAGTATTGTTGGTGGTGCTGTACCTCGTGAGTATATTGGTGCTGTTGAGAAAGGTGCACAGCAACAATTAGAAAATGGTGTTATTGCTGGCTTCCCTATGGTTGATGTTTCTGTTGAGTTAATTGATGGTTCTTACCATGATGTGGACTCTAACGAAATGGCTTTCAGTGTTGCAGCTGGTATGGGTATTAAAAATGGTGTTACCCAAGCAAATCCAGTAATTCTTGAGCCGGTTATGGCGGTTGAAGTGACAACTCCTGAAGAATATATGGGAGATATTATCGGTGACTTGAATAGACGTCGTGGGATGGTTTCAAGTATGGATGATATTGCTTCTGGTAAATCAATTAAAGCAGAAGTGCCACTTTCTGAAATGTTTGGGTATTCCAACCAGATGCGTTCTTTAACTCAAGGTCGTGCAAACTATAGTATGACATTCTTGAAATATAATGATGCGCCTTCTAATATCCAAGAAGAGATTATTGCTAAAGCCCAGAAGGGTGAATAATTTAAAATTTAAAGTTTAATTAGGATTTTTAAAATGGCAAAAGAAAAGTTTGAACGTAGTAAGCCGCACGTAAACGTTGGTACGATTGGTCACGTTGACCATGGTAAAACAACTCTTACAGCGGCTCTAACAATTGTACAAGGTAAAAAATTCGGTGGCGAAGCAAAAGACTACGCTAACATCGATAACGCACCGGAAGAGCGTGAGCGTGGTATTACTATCTCAACAGCACACGTTGAGTATGAGTCAGAAACACGTCACTATGCTCACGTAGACTGCCCAGGTCACGCCGACTATGTAAAAAACATGATCACAGGTGCGGCACAGATGGACGGTGCAATCCTAGTATGTTCAGCAGCAGATGGCCCAATGCCACAAACGCGTGAGCACATTCTTCTATCTCGTCAGGTAGGTGTGCCATACATCGTTGTTTACCTAAACAAAGCTGACATGGTTGATGATGAAGAATTGCTAGAGCTAGTAGAAATGGAAGTTCGTGAACTTCTAGATACTTATGATTTCCCAGGTGATGATACACCGGTAATCATGGGGTCAGCTCTTAAAGCTATCGAAGGTGATCAATCAGAAATTGGTGAGCCATCAATCGGTCGTTTGGTAGATGCATTGGATACATACATCCCAGAACCAACACGTCAAACAGATAAACCATTC
It encodes the following:
- the rplL gene encoding 50S ribosomal protein L7/L12, with protein sequence MAITKDDILEAVANMSVMEVVELVEAMEEKFGVSAAAVAVAGPAGDAGAAGEEQTEFDVILTGAGDNKVAAIKAVRGATGLGLKEAKSAVESAPFTLKEGVSKEEAETLANELKEAGIEVEVK
- the rpoB gene encoding DNA-directed RNA polymerase subunit beta; this encodes MTYSLTEKKRIRKDFATRSSILEVPYLLSLQKESFKEFLQKDKKPLERDPIGLHSAFSSVFPIHGVAGTADLEYVSYTMGQPEFDVKECKQRGVTYSSPLRVKMRLVLFDKDAPAGKRPVKDVKEQEVYLGDVPLMTENGTFVINGTERVIVTQLHRSPGVIFDSDKGKSHSSGKVLFNARIIPYRGSWLDFEFDHNDCVFVRIDRRRKLPVSIIFRAMGYSSEEILDTFFEHTHISYKKDAFVMQLVPSQLKGQTAAFDIADGDKVIVKAGKKITARNIKQLQEAKVESVVIPEEYLLGKVLSSGITNEETGELVARSNEVIASDLIETMKSIKDLSFRILFIDDLENGSYISDTLNLDTTTSQLEAQIEIYRMMRPGEPPTKESSEALFNSLFFDEARYDLSSVGRMKLNRRLGRKDNEGSLVLENQDVVDVVKELLNIRNGLSTIDDIDTLGNRRIRAVGEMAENAFRVGLVRVERAVKERLNQAETDGLLPQDLINAKPVSAAIKEFFGSSQLSQFMDQVNPLSEVTHKRRVSALGPGGLTRERAGFEVRDVHPTHYGRVCPIETPEGPNIGLINTLAIYAKTNKYGFLETPYRKVIDGQVTEEVEYVSAIDEAQFVIAQASAAMDSDNKLLDELVTARHKNETILASSQDVDYMDVSPKQIVSVAASLIPFLEHDDANRALMGSNMQRQAVPTLRADKPLVGTGIEKTVAIDSGVTVIALRGGEIVSSDSARIVVRANQEEIAEGETGVDIYNLIKYQRSNQNTCINQKPIVKAGDVVSRGDVLADGPSTDLGELAIGQNMRIAFMPWNGYNFEDSILVSERVVQEDRYTTIHIEELTCLARDTKLGPEEVTSDIPNVGEAALSRLDESGIVYVGAEVKQGDILVGKVTPKGETQLTPEEKLLRAIFGEKASDVKDTSLRVSKGVEGTVIDVQVFTREGVKKDARALAIQEDELQKVRKDIDEQYKILEEDTLDRIQPMLIGQKLVDGTEITADFLASQESSKWFGLNVADEALASHLESLEKQLVAKKEELNGIFEEKKKKLTQGDDLQPGVSKMVKVYVAVKRRIQPGDKMAGRHGNKGVISRICPVEDMPYDETGRPVDICLNPLGVPSRMNVGQILETHLGLAAEGLGAKINAMLEQQADIKELKTFLHKIYNETQGQKVDFDSLTDAEIIELAGNLRKGVPMASPVFDGASEDEIKALLRLADLPESGQMKLYDGISGEEFDRPVTVGYMYYLKLNHLVDDKMHARSTGPYSLVTQQPLGGKAQFGGQRFGEMEVWALEAYGAAFTLQEMLTVKSDDLNGRTRMYKNIVDGNEYMEPGIPESFSVLRKEIRALGIDIELEQE
- the rpoC gene encoding DNA-directed RNA polymerase subunit beta', whose product is MKDLLGFLKKQNVSSDFDTIKVTLASPEKIRSWSFGEVKKPETINYRTFKPERDGLFCAKIFGPIRDYECLCGKYKRLKHRGVICEKCGVEVTQSKVRRERMGHIDLATSVAHIWFLKSLPSRIGLMLDMTLKEIEAVLYFEAFMVVDPGLTPLEPWQLLSEEEYLDAMDEYGDEFEAQMGAEAIKKMLQAIDLDAEATRLREEMEATSSETKQKKISKRLKLIDSFVQSGNKPEWMILDVLPVLPPELRPLVPLDGGRFATSDLNDLYRRVINRNNRLKRLLDLMAPDIIVRNEKRMLQESVDSMLDNGRRGRAVTGTNKRQLKSLADMIKGKQGRFRQNLLGKRVDYSGRSVIVVGPSLRLHQCGLPKKMALELFKPFIFSKLQKRGLATTIKAAKKMVEQGLPEVWDVLDEVIREHPVLLNRAPTLHRLGIQAFEPVLIEGKAINLHPLVCSAFNADFDGDQMAVHVPLSLEAQLEARTLMMSTNNLLSPANGDPIIVPSQDVVLGLYYITREKVNAKGEGKAFSNWMEVQRALDAKAVHVHTKIKLKIEETIIDDAGVESVKKGLVDTTVGRALLLRILPKGLGFDLLNLNLTKKNISKALNACYRLLGPKETVIFADQLMYAGFKWSTLAGLSFCSDDMLIPDDKASIIERADDQVTEIQRQFAQGLVTEGERYNKVVDIWSHTNELVTKSMMEELQFETVTDAEGKDVKQTSFNSVYMMADSGARGSVAQMRQLGGMRGLMAKPDGSIIETPITANFREGLNVLQYFISTHGARKGLADTALKTANSGYLTRRLVDVAQDVVVTEPDCGTEASITMAPHVEGGEVVEELKERILGRVVAEDVAGLDGEIIVEKGTLLDERLVNLIDESGVDAVKVHSPITCETKFGICQKCYGRDLARGHMVNLGEAVGVMAAQSIGEPGTQLTMRTFHIGGTASASTAQSQVEVKHEGKVKFDNLKTIKNTENQVVVTSRSGEISILDSLGREKERYKIPYGSMLNVKDGIDVTSGNVLATWDAHTHPIITEAEGIIQFGNFEGAVEEHVDELTGLTTHVVKSSKERSSATKELRPYIQLVDDKGEVVPFPGTQTPAMYYLPENSVVVVNQSDKVGAGDILARIPQESSKTKDITGGLPRVADLFEARVPKEPAIMAEVSGVVGFGKETKGKQRLVITQDSGEQHETLIPKWRSVDVFEGERVEKGDIVVDGNPNPHDILRLLGVERLTKYIVDEVQDVYRLQGVRINDKHIETVVRQMLRKVEVRSTGDTSLIKGEQAEFARVLEMNEKVSDEGSVEASYQRVLLGITKASLATESFISAASFQETTRVLTEAAVSGKEDKLVGLKENVIVGRLIPAGTGFAYHKARKEASEKTQRELAAFMNTDDESAVQEEVVEETISITESVEQTTE
- the rpsL gene encoding 30S ribosomal protein S12 encodes the protein MATINQLVRKPRKDKMKKSNVPALEACPQRRGVCTRVYTTTPKKPNSALRKVARVRLTNGYEVSSYIGGEGHNLQEHSVILIRGGRVKDLPGVRYHTVRGSLDCAGVDGRKQGRSKYGAKRPKG